The following coding sequences are from one Gigantopelta aegis isolate Gae_Host chromosome 15, Gae_host_genome, whole genome shotgun sequence window:
- the LOC121389699 gene encoding transcription factor HES-1-like, with the protein MNKYRAGFNECAGEVARYMDSSTGVDLSVKNRVLNHLANCVNHVTPNTQSAQVHPALIQPLHVQMPPTNQLGVSAFSITCAPTWNVIGSNNITNITMSGNAQQNIRPSPSPAFSTKMEYSTVNRIPDAEARPPRLQCIVSPLDTTCDVKGDSSGSDDVENCSSLDLSVKNHCDRQSPKDISEPVVDVPVKQEHRPECIPELRVPTPQVQGPAHAYNDTMWRPW; encoded by the coding sequence ATGAACAAATATCGAGCTGGATTTAACGAATGCGCGGGAGAAGTCGCGCGTTATATGGACTCATCCACGGGGGTGGACCTGTCCGTCAAAAACCGAGTTCTCAACCATCTCGCCAACTGTGTTAACCACGTGACGCCCAACACCCAATCAGCGCAGGTCCACCCAGCGCTCATTCAGCCTCTGCACGTGCAGATGCCGCCAACCAATCAGCTTGGCGTATCGGCGTTTTCCATCACGTGTGCCCCAACGTGGAATGTGATTGGTTCTAACAACATCACCAACATCACCATGTCGGGGAACGCCCAACAGAACATACGTCCTTCACCTTCCCCTGCGTTTTCAACCAAAATGGAATATTCCACTGTAAACAGGATACCGGATGCGGAAGCGAGACCGCCGAGACTACAGTGTATTGTGTCTCCCTTGGATACCACGTGTGACGTCAAAGGGGATTCCTCGGGGAGCGATGATGTGGAAAACTGCAGTAGCCTTGATCTGTCCGTTAAGAATCACTGTGATAGACAAAGTCCAAAAGATATTTCAGAACCGGTGGTCGATGTGCCGGTTAAACAGGAACACAGACCCGAGTGTATACCGGAACTTAGGGTGCCTACGCCGCAGGTTCAAGGTCCTGCGCATGCGTATAATGATACTATGTGGAGGCCATGGTAG